Proteins found in one Streptococcus iniae genomic segment:
- a CDS encoding FtsK/SpoIIIE family DNA translocase, whose protein sequence is MAKRNQRKKVAKKKRLTKADIDKQRALKRMALSILTGIVLVFAALKLGVFGMTAYNVIRFMVGSLAYLFIFAMVIHLFFFKWLQKKEGFIAGFVILFIGLLIEWHAYLFTFPALKDKEVFTSSARLIMADLLQFKVDAFLGGGMFGALIYKPVSFLFSNLGAFLIGGLVILLGLFLMTPWDVYDVSNFFKNVIYKLHLKHQEKKEQRFIKREEEKALAEQERLENERLEQEKGREEALSALERTPLSVDPETGEIFDEQASFDTIASEPEIIAYHSHPDSDEETISLDDFDGSLSLKIQEERVPQNNNSEEESDDEPVVVDFTPKANLLYKLPTIDLFAPDKPKNQSKEKNLVRKNITVLEDTFKSFGIDVKVERAEIGPSVTKYEIKPAVGVRVNRISNLSDDLALALAAKDVRIEAPIPGKSLVGIEVPNSEIATVSFRELWEQSNTSEDKLLEVPLGKAVNGMARSFDLTRMPHLLVAGSTGSGKSVAVNGIISSILMKARPDQVKFLMIDPKMVELSVYNDIPHLLIPVVTNPRKASKALQKVVDEMENRYELFSKVGVRNIAGYNAKVEEYNSQSEQKQIPLPLIVVIVDELADLMMVASKEVEDAIIRLGQKARAAGIHMILATQRPSVDVISGLIKANVPSRIAFAVSSGTDSRTILDVNGAEKLLGRGDMLFKPIDENHPVRLQGSFISDDDVERIVGFIKEQAEADYDESFDPGEVTEADMASVSGDVSEGDPLFEEAKALVLETQKASASMIQRRLSVGFNRATRLMDELEEAGVIGPAEGTKPRKVLQTN, encoded by the coding sequence ATGGCTAAAAGAAATCAACGTAAAAAAGTTGCTAAGAAAAAGCGACTCACTAAAGCAGATATTGACAAACAAAGAGCACTTAAAAGAATGGCTCTTTCTATTTTAACAGGTATTGTTCTTGTTTTTGCAGCCCTTAAACTTGGGGTTTTTGGAATGACAGCGTATAATGTTATTCGATTTATGGTAGGAAGTCTGGCCTATCTCTTTATTTTTGCTATGGTCATTCATCTTTTTTTCTTTAAATGGCTACAAAAAAAAGAAGGTTTTATAGCAGGTTTTGTTATTCTTTTTATAGGATTACTTATTGAATGGCATGCTTATCTCTTTACTTTTCCAGCTTTAAAAGACAAAGAAGTTTTCACAAGCTCGGCTCGTTTAATAATGGCAGATTTACTACAGTTTAAAGTCGATGCCTTTTTGGGTGGTGGCATGTTTGGGGCACTCATCTATAAACCGGTTTCTTTTCTCTTTTCAAACCTAGGGGCCTTTTTGATTGGTGGTCTAGTCATTCTATTAGGTTTATTTTTGATGACACCATGGGATGTTTATGATGTCTCCAATTTCTTTAAAAATGTGATCTATAAACTTCATTTGAAACATCAAGAAAAAAAAGAGCAACGTTTTATCAAGCGAGAAGAAGAGAAGGCTCTGGCAGAGCAAGAACGACTTGAAAACGAGCGACTGGAGCAAGAAAAAGGAAGAGAAGAAGCTCTCTCAGCTCTTGAGAGAACGCCTCTTTCAGTCGATCCAGAAACAGGTGAGATTTTTGATGAGCAAGCTTCTTTTGACACAATAGCTTCTGAGCCAGAAATTATTGCTTATCACTCTCATCCAGATAGTGATGAGGAAACCATTTCCTTGGATGACTTTGATGGAAGTTTAAGCTTAAAAATTCAAGAGGAAAGAGTTCCACAGAATAATAATAGTGAAGAAGAAAGTGATGATGAGCCGGTTGTGGTGGATTTCACACCTAAAGCAAATCTTCTTTATAAATTACCAACTATTGACTTATTTGCACCTGACAAGCCTAAAAATCAATCTAAAGAAAAAAATCTTGTGCGTAAAAATATTACAGTTCTTGAAGATACCTTCAAGAGTTTTGGAATAGACGTTAAGGTTGAGCGTGCTGAAATTGGGCCATCTGTAACAAAATATGAAATTAAGCCCGCCGTTGGGGTACGTGTCAATAGAATTTCGAATCTTTCAGATGATTTAGCTTTAGCACTTGCTGCAAAAGATGTTCGTATTGAAGCTCCAATTCCTGGTAAGTCCCTTGTTGGTATTGAAGTGCCAAATTCAGAAATTGCAACAGTTTCATTCCGAGAACTTTGGGAGCAGTCTAATACATCTGAGGATAAGCTTCTAGAAGTCCCTCTTGGAAAAGCAGTTAATGGTATGGCCAGAAGCTTTGATTTAACACGAATGCCTCATCTACTAGTTGCTGGTTCAACAGGTTCTGGGAAATCAGTTGCTGTTAATGGCATTATCTCAAGTATTTTGATGAAAGCACGACCTGATCAAGTCAAATTCTTGATGATTGATCCTAAAATGGTTGAACTTTCCGTTTATAACGATATTCCTCACTTACTCATTCCAGTTGTTACAAATCCTCGTAAAGCCAGCAAGGCTTTGCAAAAAGTTGTTGATGAAATGGAAAACCGTTATGAACTCTTTAGTAAAGTAGGGGTTCGCAATATTGCAGGATATAATGCTAAAGTCGAAGAATATAACAGTCAATCAGAACAAAAGCAAATTCCTTTGCCATTAATTGTTGTTATTGTGGATGAATTAGCTGACTTGATGATGGTAGCAAGTAAAGAAGTTGAAGATGCTATTATTCGTTTAGGGCAAAAAGCCCGTGCTGCTGGTATTCATATGATTCTTGCAACACAAAGGCCATCTGTTGATGTTATTTCTGGTTTAATTAAAGCCAATGTTCCATCTCGAATTGCTTTTGCGGTATCATCTGGTACTGATAGTAGGACCATTTTAGATGTTAACGGTGCGGAAAAACTGCTAGGCCGTGGTGATATGCTCTTTAAACCTATAGATGAGAACCATCCTGTTCGCTTGCAAGGGTCCTTTATTTCAGATGATGATGTTGAACGTATTGTTGGTTTCATTAAGGAACAAGCTGAGGCTGATTATGATGAGTCCTTTGATCCTGGTGAAGTCACAGAGGCAGATATGGCTTCTGTTTCAGGAGATGTATCAGAAGGAGATCCTTTATTTGAAGAAGCGAAAGCTCTTGTTTTAGAAACACAAAAAGCTTCAGCTTCAATGATTCAAAGACGCTTGTCGGTTGGGTTTAACCGTGCAACCAGATTAATGGATGAATTGGAAGAAGCTGGAGTTATTGGCCCTGCTGAAGGAACAAAACCACGCAAGGTATTACAAACAAACTAA
- a CDS encoding metal ABC transporter ATP-binding protein produces MIKTKNLSVSYQGQENSLNNVNISIEGPGIIGIIGPNGAGKSTFIKSLLNLVDYSGTVTIGERDGKNLGSTVAYVEQRSMIDFHFPITVKECVALGTYARLGLFHRVTAKESEKVLHYLDQVGLKDYADAPINALSGGQFQRMLLARCLIQETQYIFLDEPFVGIDSVSESIILDLLKELRSLGKMILVVHHDLSKVDYYFDRVILLNKEIKAYGPVKEVFTVESLADTYGNDLIVKGEKAC; encoded by the coding sequence AATATTAGCATTGAAGGTCCCGGCATAATTGGAATCATAGGTCCAAATGGTGCTGGAAAGTCAACATTCATTAAATCGCTTTTGAATCTTGTGGACTATAGTGGTACGGTAACTATTGGTGAACGTGATGGGAAAAATCTTGGCTCAACAGTTGCCTATGTGGAGCAACGAAGTATGATTGATTTCCATTTTCCTATTACGGTTAAAGAATGTGTTGCATTGGGAACTTATGCTAGATTAGGTTTATTTCATAGAGTAACTGCTAAAGAATCCGAAAAAGTTCTTCATTATTTGGACCAAGTGGGCTTAAAAGACTATGCTGATGCGCCAATTAATGCATTATCAGGTGGACAATTTCAACGAATGCTTTTAGCAAGATGTCTTATTCAAGAAACACAATATATCTTTTTAGATGAACCTTTTGTGGGGATTGATTCTGTCAGTGAATCCATTATTTTGGACTTGCTTAAAGAACTGCGCAGTTTAGGGAAAATGATTTTAGTTGTTCATCACGACTTGAGTAAAGTTGATTACTATTTTGACAGAGTCATCCTATTAAATAAAGAAATCAAAGCTTATGGGCCAGTTAAAGAGGTCTTTACGGTTGAAAGTTTGGCCGATACTTATGGAAATGATTTAATTGTAAAAGGAGAAAAAGCATGTTAA
- a CDS encoding IS30 family transposase produces the protein MTKHKHLTLSDRNDVQSGLDRGETFKSIGLKLQKDPTTIAKEVKRNKQFRDGSKNCLDCPLLKKAPYVCNGCPKRRINCGYKKIFYYAKQAQKNYEQLLVQAREGTPLNKETFWEMDKVVSKGVKKGQRIYHILKTNKLDVSSSTVYRHIKKGYLSIAPIDLPRAVKFKQRRKMTLPPIPKANKEGRRYEDFLDYMNQTELSSWLEMDTVIGRVGGKVLLTFNVSFCNFIFAKLMDSKTAIETAKHIQAIKRTLYDNHVDFFELFPVILTDNGGEFARVDEIEIDVKGQSQLFFCDPNRSDQKARIEKNHTLIRDILPKGTSFDTLTQEDINLTLSHINSVKRQSLNGKSAYELFCFTYGENVASLLGITKIPAAKVCQSPILLKDKI, from the coding sequence TTGACAAAACATAAACACTTAACCCTCTCAGACCGTAACGACGTCCAATCAGGTTTGGATAGAGGAGAAACCTTTAAATCCATTGGACTAAAACTCCAGAAAGACCCTACTACAATCGCTAAGGAAGTCAAACGAAATAAGCAATTCAGAGATGGTTCTAAGAACTGTCTAGATTGTCCCCTCTTGAAAAAAGCTCCCTATGTTTGTAATGGGTGCCCAAAAAGGAGAATCAACTGCGGTTACAAGAAAATCTTCTATTATGCTAAGCAAGCTCAGAAAAACTACGAACAACTCCTTGTCCAAGCCAGAGAAGGTACTCCACTTAATAAAGAAACCTTTTGGGAGATGGACAAGGTAGTTTCTAAAGGAGTCAAAAAGGGACAGCGTATCTATCACATCCTCAAAACAAATAAGCTTGATGTCAGTTCTTCAACTGTTTATCGCCATATCAAGAAAGGCTACTTATCTATCGCACCTATCGATCTGCCTAGAGCTGTGAAGTTCAAGCAAAGACGTAAAATGACGCTTCCTCCTATTCCCAAAGCCAACAAAGAAGGGAGACGTTACGAGGACTTCTTAGACTACATGAACCAGACAGAACTCAGCTCCTGGCTTGAGATGGATACAGTCATTGGACGGGTTGGAGGAAAGGTTCTTCTGACTTTCAATGTCTCCTTTTGTAACTTCATCTTTGCCAAACTGATGGACTCTAAAACAGCTATTGAGACAGCTAAACACATCCAAGCCATTAAGAGGACACTCTATGACAATCATGTGGACTTCTTTGAGTTATTTCCAGTCATCCTAACAGATAACGGGGGAGAATTCGCTAGAGTAGATGAAATCGAGATTGACGTCAAAGGACAGTCTCAGCTCTTCTTCTGTGACCCAAACCGTTCTGACCAAAAAGCTAGAATCGAGAAGAATCATACCCTCATCAGAGATATACTTCCCAAAGGAACATCATTTGATACGCTAACTCAAGAAGATATCAATCTAACCCTATCGCATATCAACAGCGTGAAAAGGCAGTCTCTAAACGGAAAGTCTGCTTATGAACTATTCTGCTTTACATATGGAGAAAATGTCGCCAGTCTACTTGGCATTACTAAAATTCCGGCAGCGAAAGTCTGCCAATCTCCGATACTCTTGAAAGACAAAATCTAA
- the rplK gene encoding 50S ribosomal protein L11, with protein sequence MAKKVEKLVKLQIPAGKATPAPPVGPALGQAGINIMGFTKEFNARTADQAGMIIPVVITVFEDKSFEFVTKTPPAAVLLKKAAGVEKGSGTPNKTKVASVTRAQVQEIAETKMPDLNAANIESAMRMIEGTARSMGFTIAD encoded by the coding sequence ATGGCTAAAAAAGTCGAAAAACTTGTAAAACTTCAAATCCCTGCTGGTAAAGCAACTCCAGCTCCACCAGTTGGACCAGCCCTTGGTCAAGCAGGTATCAACATCATGGGATTCACTAAAGAATTTAATGCTCGTACAGCTGACCAAGCTGGAATGATCATCCCAGTTGTTATCACAGTTTTTGAAGATAAATCATTCGAATTTGTAACGAAAACACCACCAGCTGCTGTTCTTTTGAAAAAAGCTGCAGGAGTTGAAAAAGGATCAGGTACACCTAACAAAACTAAAGTTGCATCAGTTACTCGTGCGCAAGTACAAGAAATTGCTGAAACTAAGATGCCAGATTTAAACGCTGCAAACATTGAGTCTGCAATGCGTATGATCGAAGGTACTGCTCGTTCTATGGGATTCACTATCGCTGACTAA
- a CDS encoding DUF3397 family protein, translating to MMTYKLIALAFIILTPLFSHIMVSFFRLGRYGLKFPDLALVFFGLELFLVSGKFLSHSLLPHYLIMMSLLALIITLILVFKSQQFTYHRFMKLFWRIGFLITSLSYILLACYVFIV from the coding sequence ATGATGACTTATAAATTGATAGCCTTGGCTTTTATTATTTTAACACCACTTTTTTCACATATAATGGTTTCTTTTTTTAGACTAGGAAGATATGGTCTTAAATTTCCGGACCTTGCTCTTGTCTTTTTTGGTTTAGAACTCTTTTTAGTATCTGGTAAATTTTTATCACATAGTCTCTTGCCTCATTATCTAATAATGATGTCGCTTCTAGCCTTGATTATTACTTTAATATTGGTTTTCAAAAGTCAGCAATTTACCTACCACAGATTTATGAAACTATTTTGGAGAATTGGTTTTCTCATCACTTCTTTGTCTTACATCCTTTTAGCTTGTTACGTTTTTATAGTATAA
- a CDS encoding peptidylprolyl isomerase: MKKCLSLTLILVSLVSLVSLSACQSVNRAIKGDKYVNEKMSKDKADADAKAYEKKVKKALTAPQSAFPQLTKEVSKDEAKVILKTSQGDITLKLFPKIAPLAVENFLTHAKKGYYNNVSFHRVISEFMIQTGDPKGDGTGGQSIWYGKDKKKDAGNGFKNETSLYLYNLRGALAMANAGPDTNGSQFFINQNTQDQSMTLSEDNYPKAIIEAYKNGGNPSLDGGYTVFGQVVDGMDVVDNIASTSVDEKDKPRQDITITSIDIQQDYNFK, from the coding sequence ATGAAAAAATGTCTTTCCCTGACTTTAATCTTAGTCAGTTTAGTCAGTTTAGTCAGTTTAAGTGCTTGTCAATCTGTTAATCGTGCCATTAAAGGCGATAAATATGTCAATGAAAAAATGTCCAAGGACAAAGCTGATGCCGATGCTAAAGCTTATGAGAAAAAAGTCAAAAAAGCACTCACTGCTCCACAAAGTGCTTTTCCTCAATTGACGAAAGAAGTTTCTAAAGATGAAGCCAAAGTTATTTTAAAAACAAGTCAAGGGGACATTACCCTCAAACTTTTCCCAAAAATTGCACCATTAGCAGTTGAAAACTTTTTGACACATGCTAAAAAGGGCTACTATAATAACGTTAGTTTCCACCGTGTCATCTCAGAATTTATGATTCAAACAGGAGACCCAAAAGGTGATGGAACAGGCGGACAATCTATTTGGTACGGTAAAGATAAAAAGAAAGATGCTGGAAACGGCTTTAAAAACGAAACATCACTTTACCTTTATAACTTACGTGGTGCACTAGCAATGGCTAATGCTGGACCAGATACAAATGGCAGCCAGTTCTTCATTAACCAAAATACACAAGACCAAAGTATGACACTCTCTGAAGATAATTACCCTAAAGCCATTATTGAGGCTTATAAAAATGGTGGGAATCCAAGTCTTGACGGTGGCTATACAGTCTTTGGCCAAGTGGTTGATGGCATGGATGTTGTTGATAATATCGCAAGCACAAGTGTGGACGAAAAAGACAAACCTCGCCAAGACATTACAATCACATCTATTGATATTCAACAAGATTACAACTTTAAGTAA
- the rplA gene encoding 50S ribosomal protein L1, translated as MAKKSKQMRAALEKVDSTKAYSVEEAVALVKETNFAKFDASVEVAYNLNIDVRKADQQIRGAMVLPNGTGKTQRVLVFARGAKAEEAKAAGADFVGEDDLVAKINGGWLDFDVVIATPDMMAIVGRLGRVLGPRNLMPNPKTGTVTMDVTKAVEESKGGKITYRADKAGNVQAIIGKVSFDADKLVENFKAFNDVMAKAKPSTAKGTYMTNVSITSTQGVGIKVDPSSL; from the coding sequence ATGGCTAAAAAAAGCAAACAAATGCGTGCAGCACTTGAAAAAGTAGATAGCACTAAAGCATACAGCGTAGAAGAAGCTGTAGCACTCGTAAAAGAAACTAACTTCGCAAAATTTGATGCATCTGTAGAAGTTGCATACAACTTGAACATTGATGTTCGTAAAGCTGACCAACAAATCCGTGGTGCAATGGTATTGCCAAACGGAACTGGTAAAACACAACGTGTGCTTGTATTTGCACGTGGTGCAAAAGCTGAAGAAGCAAAAGCTGCTGGAGCAGACTTCGTAGGTGAAGATGATCTTGTTGCTAAAATCAATGGTGGATGGCTTGACTTTGATGTTGTTATTGCAACACCAGACATGATGGCTATCGTTGGACGTCTTGGACGTGTCCTTGGACCTCGTAACTTGATGCCAAACCCTAAAACTGGTACTGTAACTATGGATGTTACTAAAGCAGTTGAAGAATCAAAAGGTGGTAAAATCACTTACCGTGCCGACAAAGCTGGTAACGTTCAAGCTATCATCGGTAAAGTATCATTTGACGCTGATAAACTTGTTGAAAACTTTAAAGCATTCAACGATGTTATGGCTAAAGCTAAACCATCAACAGCAAAAGGTACTTACATGACTAACGTTTCAATTACATCAACACAAGGTGTTGGTATTAAAGTTGATCCAAGTTCATTATAA
- a CDS encoding metal ABC transporter permease, whose amino-acid sequence MLMKFIDGLMAYHFLQNALITAIVIGIVSGAVGCFIILRSMSLMGDAISHAVLPGVALSYILGINFFIGAVVFGLIASLLITFIKENSVIKGDTAIGITFSSFLALGVILIGVANSSTDLFHILFGNILAVQDSDKWMTIVVSVLVLAVIVLFFKELLLTSFDPVLAKSMGYRVGFYHYLLMVLLTLVAVTAMQSVGTILIVALLITPAATAYLYATSLKKMLILSSTLGALSSFLGLFIGYSFNIAAGSSIVLTSAIIFAISFVISPKQGFLKNGLVSKNRH is encoded by the coding sequence ATGTTAATGAAGTTTATTGATGGTTTGATGGCTTATCATTTTTTACAGAATGCTTTAATAACAGCAATTGTTATTGGAATTGTCTCTGGGGCAGTAGGTTGTTTCATTATTTTGAGGTCTATGTCATTGATGGGGGATGCTATTTCACATGCTGTTCTTCCTGGGGTAGCTTTGTCCTACATTTTAGGGATTAATTTCTTTATTGGAGCAGTTGTTTTTGGGCTAATAGCTTCACTTTTAATCACATTTATCAAAGAAAATAGCGTGATTAAAGGGGATACGGCAATTGGCATTACCTTTAGTTCCTTTCTGGCTTTAGGGGTTATACTGATTGGTGTAGCCAATAGTTCAACAGATCTTTTCCATATTTTATTTGGGAATATTCTGGCGGTTCAAGATAGTGATAAATGGATGACAATTGTCGTCTCAGTTCTTGTTTTGGCTGTTATTGTTCTTTTCTTTAAAGAATTATTATTAACGTCATTTGACCCAGTGCTTGCTAAGTCAATGGGGTATCGAGTTGGCTTTTACCATTATTTATTGATGGTTCTATTAACTTTAGTTGCTGTCACTGCTATGCAAAGTGTTGGTACCATCTTAATTGTCGCTTTGTTAATCACACCAGCTGCAACAGCCTATCTTTATGCAACAAGCCTTAAAAAGATGCTTATCTTATCATCTACTTTAGGGGCATTAAGTTCTTTTTTAGGCCTCTTTATTGGCTATAGTTTTAATATTGCGGCAGGTTCAAGCATCGTTTTGACATCAGCAATTATATTTGCTATTAGCTTTGTTATTTCACCCAAACAAGGCTTCCTAAAAAATGGACTAGTTAGTAAAAATAGACATTAA